From Paraburkholderia fungorum, the proteins below share one genomic window:
- a CDS encoding beta-glucosidase translates to MQKKLWPALAFAAFACAAAHADVTNFLPDFAPTSAVMNAFDSAVAHRRADSLVAKMTIDEKLQFIHSQYAMANVPGGGGGYIQGVPRLGIPDLNMVDSSTGSGSTSQPSTTFPATIGVAASWDRTLSSNYGKQVAIELRAQGFGMGLGGGVNLAREPRGGRLFEFLGEDPLLAGEMLAERTDGTQSQKVIATIKHYVGNEQEHGRSGGNSQIDERTLREIYLLPFEIAAKRAQPGSVMCSYNRVNSVYACEDSHILNDVLKNDWHFEGQVQSDWGATHSTAAAINAGLDEEEDVGSTVYLTPDLVKQAIANGSVSTARLDDMVRRKLYVMIRTGVMDDPAKAGGTINFAAANQFAQSVAEQSMVLLKNDNNQLPLSAGSLSHIAVIGGHADAAVLTGGGSGNTRDPVTGNFAGCGGLTFGTSSGCSWWTNPWMKLATPIVSAIHALAPSAQVSFAGNSDQQSPFAAYTQAQIDQAVALARQSDVAIVVVAQPAGEDFGDLQSLSLANPSNQDALVEAVAAVNPRTIVVVESGNPVLMPWKDNVSAIVEAWYPGEGGGKAIANLLFGKVNPSGKLPVTFPVRDQDTPTWGQNGTYENDPVYAEKLDMGYRWYDANNITPMFEFGYGLSYTHFSYSGLSVAHLPGGFLDVSFNVRNDGRVAGAEVPQVYLGVPYSGEPPRRLVGWDKVGMNPGESRRVHIAVTPRMQSVWDTSRNNWRYVSGSAVYVGASSRDIRLQAH, encoded by the coding sequence ATGCAGAAGAAACTATGGCCAGCGCTCGCATTCGCAGCGTTTGCATGTGCTGCCGCGCATGCGGACGTTACTAATTTCCTTCCGGATTTCGCACCGACCTCGGCGGTCATGAATGCCTTCGACTCGGCAGTCGCGCACCGGCGTGCCGACTCGCTGGTCGCCAAAATGACGATCGACGAAAAGCTGCAGTTCATCCACTCGCAATACGCGATGGCCAACGTGCCGGGTGGCGGCGGAGGCTACATTCAAGGCGTGCCGCGCCTGGGCATTCCCGATCTGAACATGGTCGACTCGTCGACCGGTTCCGGCAGCACCTCGCAACCAAGCACGACATTCCCGGCGACGATCGGCGTCGCGGCAAGCTGGGACCGCACGCTGTCGTCCAACTACGGCAAGCAGGTCGCGATCGAACTGCGCGCGCAGGGCTTCGGCATGGGACTCGGCGGCGGCGTCAATCTCGCGCGCGAACCGCGCGGCGGCCGGCTATTCGAGTTTCTCGGCGAAGATCCGCTGCTGGCCGGGGAGATGCTCGCCGAGCGAACGGACGGCACGCAGAGCCAGAAAGTCATCGCGACGATCAAGCACTACGTGGGCAACGAACAGGAACATGGCCGCAGCGGCGGCAATAGCCAGATCGACGAACGCACGCTGCGCGAAATCTATCTGTTGCCGTTTGAAATCGCCGCAAAACGCGCTCAACCCGGCAGCGTGATGTGCAGCTACAACCGGGTCAACAGCGTTTACGCGTGCGAAGACTCGCATATCCTGAACGACGTGCTGAAGAACGACTGGCATTTCGAAGGACAGGTCCAGTCCGACTGGGGCGCGACGCACAGCACGGCCGCCGCGATCAACGCGGGTCTCGACGAAGAAGAAGACGTCGGTTCGACGGTCTATCTGACGCCCGATCTGGTCAAGCAGGCGATTGCGAACGGTTCGGTATCCACGGCACGTCTGGACGATATGGTGCGTCGCAAGCTGTACGTGATGATCCGCACCGGCGTGATGGACGACCCGGCAAAGGCAGGCGGCACGATCAATTTTGCGGCGGCCAATCAGTTCGCGCAGTCGGTGGCGGAGCAGTCGATGGTGCTGCTGAAGAACGACAACAACCAGTTGCCGCTGTCGGCAGGCTCGCTGTCGCACATTGCCGTGATCGGCGGACACGCGGATGCAGCCGTGCTGACAGGCGGCGGTTCGGGCAACACGCGCGACCCGGTCACGGGGAATTTCGCGGGTTGCGGCGGGTTGACGTTCGGTACGTCGTCGGGATGCAGCTGGTGGACCAACCCGTGGATGAAGCTGGCCACGCCGATCGTTTCAGCCATCCACGCACTCGCGCCGTCGGCCCAGGTGAGCTTTGCGGGCAATAGCGATCAGCAGTCGCCGTTCGCCGCGTACACGCAGGCTCAGATCGACCAGGCGGTGGCGCTTGCGCGTCAATCGGACGTGGCGATCGTCGTCGTCGCGCAACCGGCGGGTGAGGATTTCGGCGATCTGCAAAGCCTGAGCCTCGCGAATCCGTCGAACCAGGACGCGCTCGTCGAAGCGGTGGCGGCGGTCAATCCGCGCACGATCGTCGTCGTGGAAAGCGGCAACCCGGTGCTGATGCCGTGGAAGGACAACGTCTCGGCCATCGTCGAAGCCTGGTATCCGGGCGAGGGCGGCGGCAAGGCGATTGCCAACCTGCTGTTCGGCAAGGTCAATCCTTCGGGCAAGCTGCCGGTCACGTTCCCGGTACGCGATCAGGACACGCCGACGTGGGGGCAGAACGGCACCTACGAGAACGACCCGGTCTACGCGGAAAAGCTCGACATGGGGTATCGCTGGTATGACGCGAACAACATCACGCCGATGTTCGAATTCGGATATGGCCTGTCGTACACGCATTTCTCGTACTCGGGTCTTTCGGTGGCGCATCTTCCTGGCGGTTTTCTCGATGTGTCGTTCAACGTGCGCAACGATGGCCGCGTGGCGGGCGCGGAAGTACCGCAGGTGTATCTCGGCGTGCCGTACAGCGGCGAGCCGCCGCGGCGTCTGGTCGGCTGGGACAAGGTCGGCATGAACCCGGGCGAATCGCGTCGCGTGCACATTGCGGTCACGCCGCGTATGCAAAGCGTGTGGGACACGTCGCGCAACAACTGGCGCTATGTGTCGGGCAGCGCGGTGTATGTGGGTGCTTCGTCGCGTGATATCCGGTTGCAGGCGCATTAG
- a CDS encoding TAXI family TRAP transporter solute-binding subunit translates to MTRGRRRLLIIGSIVLLVLLGWTLVVVLKPAFQRKIVITTGADNGIYRGFADRYAPILKRDGITLDIRSSSGSVENYQRLTNPDSEYEVGFIQSGTISPKDTDNLQTIAAVSYEPIWVFYRGDTIVNQLAQLRGKRIAVGIPGSGLLNVSMVLLGYSGITGHNTTLLQMDAPNAYQALENGQLDAAFFIGRPDAPIQKALLTSNLKLMSFAQAEALIQKFPSLSKIVFPRASTSIVDDLPRADVTLLAATALLVSKDTLHPALAYLLLDAAKTVHGGEDYFTPLGTFPNLNSGEFPISDESTRYFKSGRPFLQRYLPFWLASLIERRFLILLPFMALLIGLLQALPRLIEARIKRRLVVWYREIKALEDEIWRNEKPTAGQIAKWRDEIEDIDANASQIRIPHRYFQDVYALKQAIGIVRDRIAHVAEKAKG, encoded by the coding sequence ATGACACGAGGGCGCCGGCGGCTTCTGATCATCGGTTCAATCGTGCTGCTGGTGCTGTTGGGGTGGACGCTCGTGGTCGTCCTCAAGCCCGCGTTTCAGCGCAAGATCGTCATTACGACTGGCGCGGACAACGGCATTTATCGAGGCTTTGCGGATCGCTACGCGCCCATTCTGAAGCGCGACGGCATCACGCTCGATATCCGCAGTTCTTCCGGTTCGGTCGAGAATTATCAACGGCTGACAAACCCGGATAGCGAATACGAAGTCGGCTTCATTCAGTCGGGCACCATCAGCCCGAAAGACACCGACAATCTGCAAACTATCGCCGCGGTCTCTTATGAGCCGATCTGGGTGTTCTACCGGGGCGACACGATCGTCAACCAGCTGGCGCAACTGCGCGGCAAGCGGATTGCGGTCGGCATTCCGGGTAGTGGTCTGCTCAATGTCTCGATGGTGTTGCTCGGCTATAGCGGTATTACCGGCCACAACACTACGCTGTTGCAGATGGACGCACCCAATGCGTACCAGGCGCTCGAAAACGGTCAGCTGGACGCGGCTTTCTTTATCGGCAGACCCGACGCACCGATTCAGAAAGCGTTGTTGACCAGTAACCTCAAATTGATGAGCTTCGCGCAGGCCGAAGCGCTGATTCAAAAGTTTCCGTCGCTTTCAAAGATCGTTTTCCCACGCGCGTCGACCAGTATCGTCGATGATCTTCCGCGCGCCGATGTCACGTTGCTGGCCGCTACGGCGCTGCTGGTGTCGAAGGACACGTTGCATCCTGCACTGGCGTATCTACTGCTGGATGCCGCCAAAACCGTGCATGGCGGCGAAGATTACTTCACGCCGCTGGGCACGTTTCCGAATCTGAACAGCGGCGAATTTCCGATCTCCGACGAGAGCACGCGTTACTTCAAATCGGGCCGCCCGTTCCTGCAGCGCTACCTGCCGTTCTGGCTGGCGAGTCTGATCGAGAGACGGTTCCTGATCCTGCTGCCTTTCATGGCGCTGTTGATCGGCTTACTGCAGGCGTTGCCGCGTCTGATCGAGGCGCGCATCAAAAGGCGGCTGGTGGTCTGGTATCGGGAGATCAAGGCGCTGGAAGACGAGATATGGCGCAATGAGAAACCCACGGCAGGGCAGATTGCGAAGTGGCGTGACGAGATCGAGGATATCGATGCCAACGCCAGTCAGATACGGATTCCCCATCGCTACTTTCAGGATGTTTATGCTTTGAAGCAGGCAATCGGTATTGTGCGCGACCGGATTGCCCATGTGGCTGAAAAGGCGAAGGGGTGA
- a CDS encoding LysR family transcriptional regulator, with amino-acid sequence MENLLKKLDLTSLRLFVAVCQEQNIARAAEREFIASSAVSRRIAEIEAVIGLPVIQRQSRGITVTPVGETVLRYALAIIGNIEQMSAELSRFSSGAKGRVRVVANLSSIVQFLPEDVAAFGRAFPEVSIELEEENSADVVRIVDEHGADFGICNPVAGSEALEQVPYRQDRLAVLVPGGHRLAAAQRVAFDDLLDDSFVGLRSESALTRLLTQQAAVAGRQLDVKIRVSSLDALCRMVHAGLGIAVVPEQVGLLYVNALDVRVPSLSDAWAVRRLVMIFKARDQLSASAAALVGFLGTGK; translated from the coding sequence ATGGAAAACCTCCTCAAGAAACTCGACCTGACTTCGCTGCGTCTGTTCGTCGCCGTCTGCCAGGAGCAGAACATCGCGCGCGCGGCCGAGCGCGAGTTCATCGCATCGTCCGCGGTGAGCCGGCGTATCGCGGAGATCGAGGCCGTGATCGGCTTGCCGGTAATCCAGCGGCAGTCGCGCGGCATTACCGTGACGCCGGTCGGCGAGACTGTGCTGCGCTACGCGTTGGCGATCATCGGCAATATCGAACAGATGAGCGCGGAGTTGTCGCGCTTTTCGTCGGGCGCGAAAGGGCGCGTGCGGGTGGTCGCGAATCTGTCGTCGATCGTGCAGTTTTTACCCGAGGATGTCGCCGCGTTCGGGCGCGCGTTTCCGGAGGTATCGATCGAACTGGAAGAGGAGAATAGTGCCGACGTAGTGCGTATTGTCGACGAACACGGCGCGGACTTCGGCATCTGCAATCCGGTCGCCGGCAGCGAAGCGTTGGAGCAGGTGCCGTACCGGCAGGACCGTCTCGCGGTACTGGTGCCGGGCGGTCATCGGCTTGCGGCTGCGCAGCGCGTGGCGTTCGACGATCTGCTGGACGACAGCTTTGTCGGTCTGCGCAGCGAGAGCGCGCTCACGCGTCTGCTGACGCAACAGGCGGCTGTCGCCGGCCGTCAACTCGACGTGAAGATTCGCGTCAGCAGTCTCGACGCGTTGTGCCGGATGGTGCATGCGGGGCTCGGCATCGCCGTGGTGCCGGAGCAGGTCGGGCTGCTTTACGTCAATGCGCTCGACGTGCGCGTGCCGTCGTTGAGCGACGCCTGGGCCGTGCGCCGCCTGGTGATGATTTTCAAGGCGCG
- a CDS encoding GNAT family N-acetyltransferase — protein MPATNYPAEGVATERTILRAAHEDHATELLKYYKGNRQHLQLWEPSRPERFFELDAISERLRVMARQTSTGHALHLLMFEHEGNRLIGECNFTNIVRGPFQACHLGFSIASEFEGRGLMREGLAAAIDHTFTTLRLHRIMANYRPENIRSERLLVQLGFEKEGLARSYLQIDGAWADHVLTSKINPADFN, from the coding sequence ATGCCCGCAACAAATTATCCTGCCGAAGGCGTTGCCACCGAACGCACCATTTTGCGTGCCGCTCACGAAGATCATGCAACTGAGTTGCTGAAGTACTACAAGGGCAACCGGCAACATCTTCAACTGTGGGAACCTTCGCGGCCAGAGCGCTTTTTCGAACTCGACGCGATCTCTGAGCGGCTGCGTGTCATGGCCCGTCAAACGTCAACCGGCCATGCGCTTCATCTGCTGATGTTCGAACACGAAGGGAACCGGTTGATCGGCGAGTGCAACTTCACGAATATCGTCCGGGGTCCCTTTCAGGCGTGTCATCTCGGCTTCTCTATCGCGAGCGAGTTCGAAGGACGAGGACTCATGCGTGAAGGTCTCGCGGCAGCAATCGACCATACGTTCACGACGTTGAGACTGCATCGCATCATGGCGAACTATCGGCCTGAAAATATTCGCAGCGAACGCCTGCTCGTGCAACTCGGCTTCGAGAAGGAAGGGCTGGCTCGCTCGTACCTGCAGATCGACGGTGCGTGGGCAGATCACGTGCTGACGTCGAAAATCAATCCAGCCGATTTCAATTGA